In one window of Plasmodium cynomolgi strain B DNA, chromosome 13, whole genome shotgun sequence DNA:
- a CDS encoding ubiquinol-cytochrome c reductase hinge protein (putative), translating into MSYPYYTEFFVRFPKFKEREESERTVDPRIELEKKCQAKCVRPVHEYQSCVSRVQAKPEMKGNCLGQHEEMYMCIDHCVAKDLFNYLV; encoded by the coding sequence ATGTCATACCCGTATTACACCGAGTTTTTTGTCCGCTTCCCCAAGTTTAAAGAGAGGGAGGAAAGCGAAAGGACCGTGGACCCCAGGAtcgagttggaaaaaaagtgccaGGCAAAATGCGTGCGACCCGTCCACGAGTATCAGAGCTGTGTAAGCAGAGTACAGGCCAAGCCAGAAATGAAGGGAAATTGTCTTGGGCAGCATGAAGaaatgtatatgtgtatcgACCACTGTGTGGCGAAGGATCTGTTTAACTATCTAGTATAG